A stretch of Pseudomonadota bacterium DNA encodes these proteins:
- a CDS encoding DEAD/DEAH box helicase has translation MLTPQADGYARRELTPPSLLESSLTDSFGHCSLSQAQTAGMQPLAKLWNLILSQLQPIIERNREPLGPLFNSLQEQICSQTQPFQTSWDILARSSATLRDQGHPDSQEVRDLFNGLHETALIASLLASYGTASFVTRVFTKVAETQLSEALLPQHIRRLYTHPLCLQALNAQLAAVDIESIRLAALTPTTIGGQRSIIERLCNSTSPQHSKERCLIDEGVRMLRSTSQLEERLLIGTAADHAPKLAARLSGALVGAPTGYVQSLGRGLGDTTLSNGSGNARIFVAPLNALTTLRCENPSQVLIYSPLTVDGAKITYISAQNLAQIRARFPDASLAVLRTDSSLFGVDHVLYQQAIDGTPRSITLGPTTPKLPSPITAVAETPAVVTSKVSVVAKPHKRSPIKVVVPKAKELFLFDQETLESLVPPATPPPVAALHRVDPATLPTTTAELNARLGITIIKPALVPRKDQLQIIFGMLEQPSFQWLIKANTGFGKTVLASIIMGMRLGNSPLTPAECLRGYRIGYVTPNVDLCAQAKAEFLRFLDLKDSEVAILHGKTSLKKREEIILDPANRIIVCTPETLLKTVAKAPAECSFDSLALLVVDEFQSAEGAHPMARLIREARAAGVPILSQSGTPARDAADLEEKRALLPLKGTLVPEALAPLKTHELLNSFLEPGILKLLREVASLSFAPYVSCREQLLNATSTLREITGKEARSLFDSRLTLKRKPHIESFAAPPSKTVKLLKAKVNKQREIQKSLQHELRAKGESLCERGLRAKTDLNLASINIARMSSLGSRAALLASAGRYAFLHDFSVTWIQRYLENPRREGAFPAFQDFFKKPEYRGIVRVVAEGTPFIHLLQTSSCAEALERAFNLPTTMIPSTGAQRRALFLNLALLEMSKRAGLDHPKEAALFARIEELHRKDQARGIIVFAEPRHLTKYLAIRLQHRFAALNLRTAFVTGEGDGFSDRLLSHLESLRDGFKKPPTTALGSWPEIRAAFQRSPKEAGERVDIIVATSRLSVGHDLSAAAEAHVYTMHADAQKLIQQIGRVGRPDGEDFFSRVGQCFYHVTRNTPEWYLFKSAIKKYNWMKNALTSSESWEDARSSSDTTDPAC, from the coding sequence ATGCTAACACCGCAAGCTGATGGATATGCTAGGAGGGAGTTAACTCCCCCCTCTCTACTGGAGAGCTCGCTCACCGACTCCTTCGGGCATTGCTCCCTCTCGCAGGCCCAAACGGCTGGCATGCAGCCGCTAGCCAAGCTATGGAACCTAATCCTCTCGCAACTGCAACCAATTATTGAAAGGAACAGAGAGCCCCTTGGTCCGCTCTTTAATTCGCTCCAGGAGCAGATCTGCTCACAAACCCAGCCCTTCCAAACATCTTGGGATATCCTGGCGCGGAGCTCCGCTACTCTGAGAGATCAGGGGCATCCCGATTCACAAGAGGTCCGGGACCTCTTTAACGGGCTGCACGAAACGGCGCTTATAGCCTCGCTCCTTGCGTCGTACGGAACCGCAAGCTTCGTTACAAGGGTTTTTACAAAGGTAGCCGAAACTCAGCTCTCTGAAGCGCTTTTACCACAACATATACGTAGGTTATATACCCATCCGCTCTGCCTTCAGGCGCTTAACGCTCAACTTGCTGCGGTAGATATCGAATCTATCAGGCTAGCTGCTTTAACGCCCACAACGATCGGCGGGCAACGCTCGATTATAGAGCGCCTGTGCAACTCCACGTCGCCGCAGCACTCAAAGGAGCGCTGTTTAATCGACGAGGGGGTTCGAATGCTGCGCTCGACTTCGCAATTAGAAGAACGCCTTCTGATCGGTACCGCCGCTGATCACGCCCCTAAACTTGCTGCGCGACTGAGCGGCGCGCTGGTCGGAGCCCCCACAGGATATGTACAGAGCCTCGGACGGGGCTTGGGCGATACAACTCTCAGCAACGGGTCAGGCAACGCTCGCATCTTTGTTGCTCCACTCAACGCGCTAACCACACTTCGCTGCGAGAACCCCTCGCAGGTGCTGATCTACTCCCCCCTTACAGTTGATGGAGCAAAGATAACCTATATTTCGGCGCAGAACTTGGCTCAGATTCGAGCACGCTTTCCAGATGCTTCGCTAGCTGTGCTAAGAACAGACTCCTCACTTTTTGGGGTTGATCATGTGCTCTATCAACAGGCAATTGATGGCACTCCTCGCTCTATTACGCTGGGGCCTACTACGCCTAAGCTACCGAGCCCCATTACTGCAGTGGCCGAGACCCCGGCCGTTGTAACATCCAAAGTGAGTGTAGTTGCAAAACCTCACAAAAGATCCCCCATCAAGGTCGTTGTACCCAAGGCTAAGGAGCTATTTCTTTTTGACCAAGAAACCCTCGAGTCTTTAGTCCCCCCAGCCACTCCCCCCCCTGTAGCAGCACTACATCGGGTAGACCCTGCAACCCTTCCTACAACAACGGCGGAGCTTAATGCCCGTCTCGGTATTACCATTATTAAGCCCGCCCTGGTGCCGCGTAAAGATCAGCTACAGATCATCTTTGGGATGCTTGAGCAGCCCTCGTTTCAATGGCTAATAAAGGCCAATACCGGCTTCGGTAAGACAGTACTAGCCTCAATTATTATGGGCATGCGGCTTGGCAACTCCCCCCTGACCCCAGCGGAGTGCCTGCGTGGCTATCGGATCGGATACGTCACCCCTAACGTGGACCTCTGCGCTCAAGCAAAAGCTGAGTTCCTCCGTTTCCTTGACCTTAAGGATTCAGAGGTTGCGATTCTACATGGAAAGACTTCGCTCAAAAAACGGGAGGAGATCATCCTCGATCCGGCCAATAGGATCATCGTCTGCACACCGGAAACGTTACTTAAAACGGTGGCAAAGGCCCCTGCTGAATGCAGTTTTGACTCCCTTGCGCTACTCGTTGTTGATGAATTTCAGAGCGCTGAGGGGGCGCACCCAATGGCTCGCCTGATCCGAGAGGCGCGTGCCGCAGGCGTGCCGATCCTCTCTCAATCTGGCACCCCTGCTCGCGATGCTGCTGACCTTGAGGAGAAACGCGCACTTCTGCCCCTTAAAGGAACGCTTGTACCGGAGGCCTTAGCCCCTTTAAAGACCCATGAACTTCTTAATTCATTTCTGGAGCCAGGAATTTTAAAACTGCTGCGTGAGGTTGCCTCACTCTCCTTCGCTCCCTATGTTTCTTGTAGAGAGCAGCTTCTAAACGCCACATCAACCCTCAGAGAGATCACAGGTAAGGAGGCCAGATCGCTTTTTGACTCGCGCCTCACCCTTAAACGCAAGCCACATATAGAGAGCTTTGCGGCCCCACCCTCAAAAACCGTTAAACTTCTTAAGGCTAAGGTAAATAAGCAGCGGGAGATCCAGAAGTCTCTACAACATGAGCTGCGCGCTAAAGGCGAGTCTCTATGTGAGCGGGGGCTTAGGGCCAAGACCGATCTCAACCTCGCCTCAATTAACATCGCTCGCATGTCGAGCCTCGGATCGCGAGCGGCGTTGCTAGCCTCGGCCGGTCGGTACGCTTTTTTGCACGATTTTTCAGTAACCTGGATCCAGCGCTACCTTGAGAATCCCCGTCGAGAGGGCGCCTTTCCAGCTTTTCAGGATTTCTTTAAGAAACCTGAGTATCGCGGCATCGTGCGGGTAGTAGCAGAGGGAACTCCCTTTATTCACCTGCTGCAAACCTCCTCGTGCGCTGAGGCGTTAGAGCGCGCCTTTAATCTTCCCACCACTATGATCCCCTCCACTGGAGCGCAGCGCCGTGCACTATTTCTAAATCTTGCTCTACTTGAAATGTCAAAACGAGCTGGGCTAGATCACCCCAAAGAGGCTGCCCTATTTGCTCGTATCGAGGAGCTGCACCGCAAGGACCAGGCGCGTGGTATTATCGTCTTTGCTGAGCCCAGACACCTCACTAAGTACCTTGCCATTAGATTGCAACACCGCTTTGCTGCTCTTAACCTACGCACAGCGTTTGTAACAGGCGAGGGGGACGGTTTCTCAGACAGATTACTATCGCACCTTGAATCATTACGAGATGGTTTTAAAAAACCACCGACTACAGCGCTCGGTTCATGGCCTGAGATTAGAGCGGCCTTTCAACGCTCGCCAAAGGAGGCGGGCGAGCGTGTCGATATTATAGTTGCAACTAGTAGGCTCTCTGTCGGACACGACCTCTCTGCTGCGGCAGAGGCGCACGTTTATACCATGCACGCCGATGCGCAGAAGCTGATTCAACAGATCGGCCGCGTTGGTAGGCCTGATGGAGAGGATTTCTTCAGTCGTGTTGGGCAGTGTTTTTACCACGTAACGCGCAATACCCCCGAGTGGTACCTATTTAAGAGCGCTATTAAAAAATACAACTGGATGAAAAATGCTTTGACATCCTCAGAGAGCTGGGAGGACGCCAGATCGAGCTCAGATACAACAGATCCAGCCTGCTAG
- a CDS encoding DTW domain-containing protein, whose translation MTIKDLQPEIEEEVPCSACDRLSEYCVCEFITKISTKTKILILQHPQEPGVDIGTTPIIRTTFPKAIVRTGLSWPNLKKAVGAEAENARWGVLYLGSVHVENLAKDRVIFVVDKKGAPIESPGPILKRLEGIVLLDGTWSQAKTLWWRNAWLLKLPRLVLRPTRRSLYDQIRKEPRKGCLSTVETVGEVLTALEGRTDVQEFLDKPLTELISRLAQQRKKRSNVRPVRKDWRRGRAGGR comes from the coding sequence ATGACCATTAAAGACCTTCAGCCTGAGATCGAAGAGGAGGTGCCATGCTCTGCTTGTGACCGTCTTTCAGAGTATTGTGTGTGCGAGTTCATCACAAAGATTTCAACAAAAACAAAGATCCTAATCTTACAACATCCACAGGAGCCTGGGGTTGATATCGGCACTACTCCGATTATTCGCACTACCTTTCCCAAGGCGATCGTACGTACCGGCCTCTCCTGGCCCAACCTTAAGAAGGCCGTCGGGGCTGAGGCTGAAAATGCACGCTGGGGGGTGCTCTATCTCGGTAGCGTACATGTAGAGAATCTTGCGAAGGATCGGGTTATCTTCGTTGTTGATAAGAAGGGAGCTCCAATAGAAAGCCCCGGACCGATCCTGAAAAGGCTTGAGGGGATCGTGCTACTAGATGGCACCTGGAGTCAGGCTAAAACCCTGTGGTGGCGCAATGCGTGGCTACTTAAGCTGCCACGCCTGGTGCTACGCCCAACACGCCGGTCGCTCTATGATCAGATTAGGAAGGAGCCTCGTAAGGGGTGCCTATCGACAGTTGAGACAGTTGGAGAGGTCCTAACAGCTCTTGAAGGGAGAACTGACGTACAAGAGTTCCTGGATAAGCCACTTACTGAGCTTATCTCCCGCTTGGCGCAACAGCGCAAGAAGAGAAGCAACGTTCGTCCAGTGCGCAAGGATTGGAGAAGGGGTCGCGCAGGGGGAAGATAA
- a CDS encoding AAA family ATPase — translation MSNQPVADLVQGQPYFQYRDALLAILSIKPKAADLLIAIDGLSGAGKSTLSRTLAHLDNRIVIVQMDDFYRVMPEEVGLNLSPAEGFKRNFDWQRLQEQVLEPLSQSKREISYQMYDWPTRTMGRWEHFKSRGIVIVEGVYSIRSELRDLFDYRIFVDMPDDICRKRMAARNENTSEWQEKWLACNAYYKENERPSSFANLVLIGE, via the coding sequence ATGAGTAATCAACCTGTTGCGGATCTTGTGCAAGGGCAGCCGTACTTTCAATACCGAGACGCTTTACTGGCGATACTTTCTATCAAGCCAAAAGCTGCGGATCTTTTAATTGCCATTGATGGACTTTCGGGAGCTGGAAAATCCACCCTGAGCCGAACCTTGGCGCATCTCGATAATCGGATTGTTATAGTTCAAATGGACGATTTCTATCGCGTTATGCCCGAAGAAGTAGGGCTTAATCTATCTCCTGCAGAGGGTTTCAAAAGAAACTTCGATTGGCAGAGATTACAGGAACAGGTGCTGGAGCCACTATCTCAGTCAAAGCGAGAGATCTCTTATCAGATGTATGATTGGCCTACTAGAACCATGGGGCGCTGGGAGCATTTTAAGAGTAGAGGCATAGTTATCGTAGAGGGGGTCTACTCAATCAGATCTGAGCTGAGGGATCTCTTTGATTACCGAATCTTTGTAGACATGCCAGACGATATTTGTCGCAAAAGGATGGCGGCCAGGAATGAGAATACATCGGAATGGCAAGAAAAATGGCTTGCCTGTAATGCTTATTACAAGGAAAACGAACGACCTAGCAGCTTTGCGAATCTTGTCCTAATCGGAGAGTAA
- a CDS encoding YajQ family cyclic di-GMP-binding protein: MPSFDVVSQVDMQEVKNGVDQSTREIVARYDFKDTMATIELLEKEGYILLHAPDKLRLSAMQEILKQRLSKRNVSLKSVTFEDPQPAGSDTLKQKVLVKQSLTDEEKKRLNKLIKETKLKVTTQIQGDQIRVTGKKRDDLQTAIAQIRSSITDLDLQFINFRE; this comes from the coding sequence ATGCCGTCCTTTGATGTAGTTTCGCAGGTAGATATGCAGGAGGTGAAGAATGGCGTGGATCAATCCACCCGCGAGATCGTAGCTCGCTATGACTTTAAGGACACAATGGCAACGATTGAGCTGCTAGAAAAGGAGGGCTACATCCTCCTCCACGCCCCAGATAAGCTGCGCCTTAGCGCGATGCAGGAGATCCTTAAACAGCGCCTCTCTAAGCGCAATGTGAGCCTTAAATCGGTTACATTTGAGGACCCTCAACCAGCTGGTAGCGATACCCTGAAGCAAAAGGTGCTCGTTAAACAGTCCCTAACGGATGAAGAAAAAAAGCGCCTTAATAAGCTAATCAAAGAGACCAAGCTCAAGGTTACAACACAGATTCAAGGCGATCAGATCCGAGTTACCGGCAAGAAAAGGGACGATCTGCAAACAGCAATTGCGCAGATACGCAGCTCAATAACTGACCTTGACCTGCAGTTTATAAATTTTCGAGAATAG
- a CDS encoding M12 family metallo-peptidase: MQSLRIIAMLILCCSYGYAEGKTPYTTTVTASAKKLKAAGRSSKKSNFEKVAAVVVSGRAYGLGAFSARFNTRKNVTWSSTISRNGVDSIDTNEPTLLQGEVSVGGSWKRSRNVFPASASVINGVAKFEFPGKVRGTRASRQRMYTITWDVGSSDLSKARVSSLPASVFAKRACQTLGHEHNGEHQHAGTIQQAAIQAAPSTESYRVVTISTDADPEWYARYGAQSNAEIAAIINTAEAMYERQLGIHLRIVKQHVYTDYATSPYTANVASELLGQFSKNPENPSNLGNGVGVFDQEVDLKHLFTGKELYKDQSRIGTTTGIAYTSAFCWAPKSAYAVTKSSMLTSVTFAHEVGHNLGASHDASDPSGVMYTFIRPNSSLSSTSLQQINSHLEHFGACLSNEELAPNLHNTKLSIKKKIINNGQIIKIQGVLLSSTGSPVGGTTVRIFINSKVIQAKTNVNGVYTYNLKVAQLKGRGAVVYSETQNAEVQSAQVLAIPGKA, encoded by the coding sequence ATGCAGTCATTAAGAATTATAGCGATGCTCATCCTTTGTTGCAGTTATGGATATGCTGAGGGCAAGACCCCTTACACTACTACTGTTACCGCATCAGCAAAAAAGCTTAAGGCCGCTGGCCGCTCTTCAAAGAAGAGCAACTTTGAGAAGGTTGCGGCAGTTGTTGTTTCTGGAAGAGCGTATGGATTAGGCGCATTTTCTGCCCGTTTTAATACCCGAAAAAACGTTACCTGGAGCTCTACTATTTCACGTAATGGAGTGGATTCAATCGATACTAACGAGCCTACCTTGTTACAGGGAGAGGTTTCAGTGGGTGGTAGTTGGAAGCGCAGCCGCAACGTATTTCCTGCATCTGCTTCGGTAATTAACGGTGTAGCTAAATTTGAATTTCCTGGCAAGGTTCGCGGTACACGCGCTTCACGTCAGCGTATGTACACCATCACTTGGGATGTTGGTTCATCTGATCTATCGAAGGCGCGTGTTTCAAGCCTACCGGCGTCAGTTTTTGCAAAGCGCGCCTGTCAAACTCTAGGGCACGAGCATAACGGCGAGCACCAGCATGCTGGAACGATTCAGCAGGCGGCTATTCAGGCAGCGCCTTCAACTGAGAGCTATCGTGTTGTAACTATAAGCACCGATGCGGACCCTGAGTGGTACGCGCGTTACGGAGCTCAGAGTAACGCTGAGATCGCCGCTATTATCAATACAGCAGAGGCCATGTACGAGCGTCAGTTGGGGATTCACCTCCGTATAGTTAAGCAGCACGTATATACCGATTACGCGACATCGCCCTACACCGCCAATGTAGCAAGCGAGCTGCTTGGACAGTTCAGCAAGAACCCAGAGAACCCAAGCAATCTTGGTAACGGAGTAGGGGTGTTTGACCAGGAGGTTGATCTTAAGCACCTCTTTACCGGGAAAGAGCTGTATAAGGATCAATCTCGTATCGGCACAACAACCGGAATCGCCTACACATCAGCCTTCTGCTGGGCTCCAAAGTCTGCATATGCAGTAACCAAGAGCAGCATGCTTACTAGCGTTACATTCGCACACGAGGTTGGACACAACTTAGGCGCCTCGCACGATGCGAGCGACCCGAGTGGTGTTATGTACACATTCATTCGCCCAAATTCGAGCCTTTCAAGCACGAGCTTACAGCAGATTAACAGCCACCTTGAGCACTTCGGTGCATGTCTTTCGAATGAGGAGCTGGCCCCGAACCTGCACAATACAAAGCTCTCTATCAAGAAAAAAATCATCAATAACGGCCAGATCATAAAGATTCAGGGCGTATTGCTCTCATCAACCGGAAGCCCTGTTGGTGGAACTACCGTAAGGATCTTTATTAACAGCAAGGTTATTCAGGCCAAGACCAACGTGAATGGCGTCTATACCTACAACCTAAAGGTTGCTCAGCTAAAGGGGCGTGGAGCTGTTGTTTATTCAGAGACGCAGAATGCTGAGGTTCAGAGTGCGCAGGTTCTAGCGATTCCAGGTAAGGCGTAG
- a CDS encoding AAA family ATPase, which translates to MYTRLCNPLKSRSFFIFGPRGVGKTWLLRAIFADQAERVVTISLLKEEPYLELLGDPARLRRYLNPASSKEVQWIIIDEVQRVPAILSEVHDILEDPIFNNKVRFALTGSSARKLKRGGADLLAGRALVNNLYPLSFLETNDQWSLDQALNWGCLPAVVDAEDDTLRAEILRAYVGTYIKEEIKEEQIVRKLEPFIRFLEAAAQANGELVTYSNLARKSMVDEKAVSRYFEILEDTLIGFFLPPYTKSARERALALSKFYFFDVGVKRALERNLGVKSRPSDSNWGRAFEHYIIMECVCLNSYFKRDAKLSQLKTKDGAEIDLIIEFPRKKPLCIEIKSSKNIPTVEINKLLKISQAIPGGIPIIVYDGEHEQHENGVRIIPWKKFFNEIW; encoded by the coding sequence ATGTACACTAGATTATGCAACCCCCTGAAAAGCCGCAGTTTTTTCATTTTTGGGCCACGTGGAGTCGGTAAAACCTGGCTGTTACGCGCTATTTTTGCAGACCAAGCAGAGCGTGTCGTGACCATCAGCTTGTTAAAAGAGGAGCCTTATTTAGAGTTACTCGGCGATCCGGCTCGTTTGCGACGTTACTTGAATCCTGCATCGAGTAAAGAGGTGCAATGGATAATCATTGATGAAGTTCAACGAGTTCCTGCAATTCTGTCTGAGGTCCATGATATTCTTGAAGATCCAATTTTTAATAACAAGGTTCGTTTTGCATTGACAGGCTCAAGTGCAAGAAAACTAAAGCGTGGCGGAGCTGATCTTTTGGCAGGAAGAGCCCTTGTTAATAACCTTTATCCCCTTTCATTCCTGGAAACAAATGATCAATGGTCCCTTGATCAAGCTTTAAATTGGGGCTGCCTGCCGGCAGTAGTTGATGCAGAAGATGATACTTTACGCGCTGAAATTTTAAGGGCCTATGTAGGGACATATATTAAAGAAGAGATAAAAGAAGAGCAGATCGTTCGAAAATTAGAGCCTTTCATTAGATTTCTTGAGGCAGCAGCACAGGCGAATGGCGAGTTAGTCACCTACTCAAATCTTGCGCGTAAATCAATGGTTGATGAGAAAGCGGTCTCTCGCTACTTTGAGATACTAGAAGACACGCTGATAGGGTTTTTTTTACCTCCATATACAAAATCTGCGCGTGAGCGTGCGCTGGCGCTGTCAAAATTTTATTTTTTTGATGTCGGAGTGAAGCGCGCACTTGAACGTAATCTCGGGGTTAAATCTAGGCCTTCTGATTCGAATTGGGGCAGGGCTTTTGAGCATTATATTATTATGGAGTGTGTCTGTCTCAATTCTTATTTTAAGCGCGATGCAAAACTCTCACAACTCAAAACAAAAGATGGCGCGGAGATTGATCTGATTATTGAGTTTCCGCGTAAGAAGCCACTTTGTATTGAGATTAAGTCATCCAAAAATATACCGACAGTAGAGATAAACAAACTCTTAAAGATCAGTCAAGCTATTCCTGGAGGGATACCGATTATTGTTTATGATGGTGAGCACGAGCAACATGAGAATGGGGTTAGAATAATTCCGTGGAAGAAGTTTTTTAATGAGATTTGGTAA
- a CDS encoding HlyD family efflux transporter periplasmic adaptor subunit, with the protein MRAHKIITRSLQLFLASLIFIGCSKGPEVLVVKATRGAIEEVITKANSGTTRVEQLAELTFGTVGRVKELKVRRGEIVYKGDVLAQIEHDAALVAYQDSVITAPFDGIVIGFDLEQGEISQVGDTGVAASIRLIDKQPRYVRATIGKADLERVQVGLTARVKIPIIRPEPFKGTVRKVGSFMGGASEVELAVDNERALLPPGVPVDIEFVIASKQDALVLQSEAILGVGSERYVYKLFGSRIYRTPVTVGITALTTTEIVVGLSDGDEVVLPSDKIALKDGSTVQPSPVQPQR; encoded by the coding sequence ATGAGAGCGCATAAAATTATTACGCGCAGCTTGCAATTATTCTTAGCTAGCCTAATTTTTATCGGCTGCTCGAAGGGGCCCGAGGTGTTGGTTGTTAAAGCGACTAGGGGCGCCATTGAGGAGGTCATCACAAAGGCTAACTCCGGAACGACCCGTGTGGAGCAGCTAGCGGAGCTCACATTTGGAACGGTTGGGCGAGTTAAGGAGCTAAAGGTTCGCCGTGGAGAGATCGTCTACAAGGGTGATGTACTGGCGCAGATAGAGCACGATGCTGCCTTGGTAGCTTATCAGGATAGCGTAATCACGGCGCCCTTTGATGGTATCGTTATTGGATTTGATCTGGAGCAGGGGGAGATCTCGCAAGTAGGGGACACCGGAGTGGCGGCATCAATTCGATTAATTGATAAGCAACCTCGCTATGTACGGGCAACGATAGGTAAGGCCGATCTAGAGCGGGTGCAGGTAGGTCTTACGGCGCGTGTAAAGATTCCAATTATTAGACCGGAGCCATTTAAGGGAACGGTCAGAAAGGTTGGATCGTTTATGGGGGGCGCCTCTGAGGTTGAACTAGCCGTTGATAACGAGCGAGCGCTCCTTCCGCCAGGTGTACCGGTAGATATTGAGTTCGTTATAGCATCCAAGCAGGACGCGCTAGTACTTCAATCCGAGGCGATTCTTGGGGTGGGCTCAGAGCGTTATGTATATAAGCTATTCGGTAGCAGGATCTACAGGACGCCGGTAACGGTAGGCATTACAGCTCTTACCACGACTGAGATCGTAGTGGGGCTTTCGGATGGTGATGAAGTTGTGCTGCCATCAGACAAGATTGCACTTAAAGATGGCAGCACAGTACAGCCTAGCCCTGTGCAGCCGCAGCGCTAG
- the tpx gene encoding thiol peroxidase — protein MAKNNENITMKGNALKVEGRCIEEGAVLPSFKLTGTDMGDVTNATFAGKVLVLISIPSIDTPVCATETKRFNKEATALSQDVAVVAVSRDLPFAFKRWCVAEGVSRIVTLSDYKYRLFGKEFGVELPDLGILARAVFVADRSGNVVHVEYVTEVAQEPDYEAVLEAVKSCL, from the coding sequence ATGGCAAAGAACAATGAAAATATCACGATGAAGGGTAATGCACTTAAGGTCGAGGGACGCTGCATTGAAGAGGGTGCTGTATTGCCGAGCTTTAAGTTAACCGGGACCGATATGGGGGACGTAACCAACGCCACCTTTGCTGGGAAGGTCCTTGTGCTTATCTCTATTCCGAGTATCGATACACCGGTGTGCGCTACAGAGACGAAGAGATTTAACAAAGAGGCGACCGCGCTCTCTCAAGATGTAGCTGTTGTGGCGGTAAGCCGCGATCTGCCCTTTGCCTTTAAGCGTTGGTGTGTTGCGGAGGGTGTCTCGCGGATCGTGACCCTAAGTGATTATAAGTATCGGTTATTTGGCAAGGAGTTCGGCGTAGAGTTGCCGGATCTTGGAATCCTTGCGCGCGCTGTCTTCGTTGCAGACAGAAGCGGCAACGTTGTGCATGTTGAGTATGTTACCGAGGTAGCGCAGGAGCCCGACTATGAGGCTGTGCTTGAAGCCGTTAAGAGCTGCCTTTAG
- a CDS encoding 4a-hydroxytetrahydrobiopterin dehydratase translates to MDLTLRQELAGRSCAGIPKGSPALTPDQAARLALGVPEWSSSGDKLEREYVLKSYLSGVRWFAVLADIAEQEDHHPDAFITWRRVKLTLSTHTVAGLSENDFILAAKLECAFEEFNSKEP, encoded by the coding sequence ATGGATCTTACCTTACGTCAGGAGCTTGCAGGGAGGAGCTGTGCTGGGATTCCCAAGGGGAGCCCTGCCCTTACACCAGATCAGGCAGCACGGTTAGCGTTGGGTGTTCCAGAGTGGTCGAGCAGCGGCGATAAGCTTGAGCGTGAGTACGTTCTTAAGAGCTACCTAAGTGGGGTTAGGTGGTTTGCCGTGTTAGCTGACATAGCGGAGCAGGAGGATCACCATCCCGATGCGTTTATAACCTGGCGTCGAGTTAAGCTTACGCTATCGACGCACACCGTGGCAGGATTATCAGAGAACGACTTTATCCTTGCGGCTAAATTAGAGTGTGCCTTTGAGGAATTTAATAGTAAGGAGCCTTAG